The DNA region aaatggcagcttctcaggtacgTGTCCTGTCCCGGGTCTGGGGTtgtgtctgcttttcttcctgaaatgcctGGACTGAGAACCTGCACACCTTTAGTTCTCTGCTTCTAACTTTTCTGCCTGGGTGTTTGTTatcaacttctttattttttccttttcttcttatcaTAGTGAAGCCTGGCTCTTTAGACCACTTCTCCCTTGTGTCCCAGAATCTTGTCTCTCTTGTGTGTATCCTGCCTTTCTAtggagcatgatgaattctcagcATGAATTAGTGACTTTCAACTGGTGAATATATTCCCTTTGTGAGAGAGAAGCACGGAGAGGCACTGGTATCCGAGATTCCCATTGGGATGTGGTTCGGTGTTGGGATCTTAGGGAACTAGGGGAAATGCCATGATGAGTTTACATGGGGATGCAATTTCAGCTCTTTAGGAGTTAGAAAATGCCCTTATATATTGAATAAACTCAGTGACccagaatttttcagaaaatgctcagaaataaaaagaaaactaggagatACTGTCCTCTGTAATGCTAAGACTTACTAGTTAAACacattgttaggtagttagaatagggaaaaagagtccaaaatggcggtggctaaaagacctggaagggaaagcccgaaaaaacagaacaaaggtaGGTcagaggaccggagtgagaatcTCAGGTAAAACAACGCGCCTGCCTAGGCCTAATTTACATTAGACAGACCCAGGGgcagagaaacagataaaaagaggagccaaatcCTCTTCCTTCttgtctccatctctctctctcccgcgcgaTGGGGTGATCTCCTCGCGTCTTGGGATCGACATGTCCTCACAACTCAAAGATGGGTTTTCCGggtattatctaaataaatagagctctaacactgatttatttaagagctataacacggccTGTCCTCTGAGAGCCGTGACCCGCCAAGGGGcgttaatgtccatcactccaaattttcgttgtgacgagacaaagaacccaGGAACAGACACTCGCGTGACAACATTGTTAGGATACAAAACAGAGGAAgtatatatgaaatgaattttgcataaaactgatattttttatgTTAGGTTCAAGttagaatttccttgttttttctgacATGCCCAGGTTCTGATAGTGCATCTTCCGTGTGATCCATTTACACCATGACATATGATCTCCACTGGCTCTGGTGATTTCTCTGAGATTATCAGGCTATAACGTTCATTTTGTTTCCCTCTGTCTTTAAACAAGGCTGTGGAAAAATGGAATGAGGGACATGTGAAAACCCTCACACTTAATGGAGAAACTCCACATcttcttggtttctctttgctttggaaaatgaacACTCACTGTGTTGATGATCGATACTGGGTTTGGGGAGTGAGAGTTTTCATCACTCAAGCCCAAGTGTGATGTTTCCAGTACACTCCTCGCTCATATCACAGACATAGTCTTCTTActcacatttttgcatttttttgtcaaaatatttgcaaagatcCTATTGGTGCTAATCTGTTTTCACCTGTGTTGAATTTCTAAGATACAGCTCAACAAAATGatccagtttttcaagaaattaaagtTTCAGAGCCAAGCGCTTTAATTTATCTCATACCATTGTATATGTTTGCCCCctagtgtatttaaaatatacaaagaataccTTCCACAagtagatgtatatattttaacccattaaaaataatgtcgattttattgacatgaataggaatgactgaactgaactgaacatgaactcattttattgacatgaatatcaattttattgacatgaatatgaatgaactcagctgaactgaactgaactgtacatgaATCACTTCAGTTccgttgctcattcgtgtctcactccttgtgaccccatgaaccgcagcactccaggtctccctgtccatcaccaactcctggagtgtatccaaactcatgtccattgaatcaatgatgccatctaaccatctcatcctctgtcgtccccttctcctcctgccttcaatctttcccaacatcagggtcttttcaaatgagtcagttttgcgcatcagatggccaaaatattggagtttcagcttgaacatccgtctttccaatgaacatccagactgatttcctttaggatggactggttggatctccttgcagtccaagggactctcaagagtcttctgcaacaccacagttcaaaagcatcaattcttttatgctcagctttctttatagtccaactctcacatccatacatgactactggaaaaaccatatccttgactagacggacctttgtggacagagtaatgtttctgctttttaatatgctgcctaggttggtcataactttccttgcaaggagtaagcatcttttaatttcgtggctgcagtcaccatctgcagggattttggagcccccaaaaagaaagtcagccactgtttccactctttccccatctatttgccatgaagtgaggggaccggatgctgtgatcttagttttctgaatgttagcttTTTCTTAATACTCTTAGTAAGTATACAGTCTCATTGTAATATGTCTGTATGcatgaaaatgttaaaagtatttttttttcttgttttggtatTCTCCCCAGTTatataaagttctttaaaaaaaaaatacacgtatttatgtttggctgagtTGTGTCTTGGTCGTAGCCTGCAGAATCTTGGAGCCATGTGGGGGACTTTGTTGCAGCAGCCAAActttagctgtggtgtgtggcatctagttctctaacaagggactgaacccagcctCCTGACTTGGGAGCtcagactaccagggaagaccctagaaAAACTCATATACACTTTCTTTAGTGTTGActctgtgtatttgtgttttaCTAGTTAAATTTTAGTTCACATGAACTGAAGCAAATTCAAGATCTGTCATTTAATGAATGtttgacaaaatatttgcaaaacggtGGAACAAGAATtgttgattttatattatttatgtgaTGCATTCAAGACCCtgtaaaaacttttagaaagacATATAGTATATACTAAATACTTCAAAGGATTATTGCTGCTATCGGTAGTATTCTATCAGACCTGTCAATTttgtaaaatacttaaaattcaaAGTTAAGTATTAATTCTTACCTTAGGGGTCTACTTCTTTGCTATTCAGAACGGTCATtcatgtatcagaattttcaATATTACTAGTTAaaataagcttgttaaaaatgcggCACATTggctccactccagtactcttagaTCAgagcatgcttttttaaaatatttcctgtttccttgatagggggcttccctggtggctcagatggtgaagaatctgcctgcaatgtgggagacccgggcccgatcccttggtggggaagattcccctggagaaggaaatggcaactcactccagtattcttgcctgaaaaatcccatggacagagaagcctggcatgctacagtccatggggtcggaaagaatcagacatgactgagtgactaacatgcttTCCTTGATAGACAGTTTATCCTGGGTCACAGGAGTACAACTCTCAAAAATAGATGTCAGTGTTGATgtgattcttttataatttttcttccagatcAGAATAGTTTCTATAGTGGTCTGTGGATCAtatctcattctcttttcctggGGTTAGAAATACAGTGGAAAATACGgtagtataaaaattatattcttgtgTAACACCAGACATTCTCCTACATCAAAACCATTTCTCTTGCTGGTTTCATCTTGGGTCACATTAGGAAGTCTTCCCAGGTCCACGTGGCTCATGTCCTTTATATTTCAGGGGCTgctgacattccaggatgtgaccatagatttcactcaagaggagtgggaatgcctggacctcggtcagcggGAATTGTACAGGGACGTGATGTTAGAGAACTACGGGAATCTGGCCTGCTTGGGTGAGGATCACTTGCTTCCATAATCCCTTATGTATCCTCAGGGTTTTGGTTCATTCATTCTAGaatgtctcctggaattttctgctTTGTCCAGTAGAGGTTAAGATCCCTACTTTCCAGGGGAAAGTAACCTTCTTTCTTGATGTAACCTgtctccttgttgttcagttgctaagtgatgtccaactctttgcgatcccgtggaatgcagcaagccaggcttccctagccttctttaactcccaaagtttgctcaaattcatatccactgagtcaataCTGctcttcaaccatctcatcttctgccactcccttctcctgccctcaatctttcccagcatcagggacttttccaatgaattggctcttcgcatcaggttgccaaagtattggagcttcagcaccagtgcttccaatgaatattcagggttgatttctttaggattgactggtgtgatctccttgctgaccaagggactctcaggagtcttctccagcaccatacttcgaaggcatcaattctttggtgctcagtcttcttcttcttcttcttctttttttttttttacaaacaaaaataagtttatttacaaaaaatacaataattacaAAGAGTATAAATTGAGATGATTTCTCCTCTTCTTGTGACAAAAAGTAATAGCCTTTACTTTCAGATGAGGGTTTCTGTTATATAATGCACACTCTGTGATCGGCTGCTCTTGTTTATGCTTTTCTAAATAACTGCAGGAAGCCTACTAATGATAGGTACGTGGGTCATTTCCCTCAAATCTTATTTCCAGTACTATGCACAAGTCCAACACAATTGGAACAGAACAAGGTAAGACAGCATTGAACTGAAAAAGCTTTACCCCAACAGTAaagtgtgatttttctttaagTATTAACCTAGTGGTTTAGAACTGAAACCTAATTTtcggctttaaaaaaaaagtccactaTGATTTTTAATGGGCAGAACAATTCTACAGCCAACATCACCTGGCTAGCTTTCCACATTGACCTAATAAGAAACAGATTTCTATAGTATtcaattctgtttgcttttcatcTTATGGTTTCTAATCAGAGTCACTGGTGCTGCTTGAGGAGTCCGTTGACATAACCTCTACATCGGCCTCGTTTTCTTTGTTGTGCCCTGGAGGTTCCAACAGAAAGTCATGACTGTGGTTTGGTGGCAACCTATTTATCGCCATGTCGTTTGACTGCCTGGGATACTGTGGAGCAAGGACATCTGGCAGTCTGCCCGCTGCAAGTGCATCCCCTGGGAGATGACCATTTACTCCATTAGTGGAAGGATTGTTCATCTGACCCAGTAATCCACTTCTCATCTCCAAATCAGTTGGGTATGGTCTCCGTGGGTCCCCTGGGACCCAGGTCAGTGGGGCACACACAGCATTACTTGCACTAATCCTATGTGCATACTTAATCATTTCTTCAGAGGAAATAgcaccttttcttgctttttctattgacTTGAGTTTTTCTATTGCTTGGTAAACAGCTGTTGCCAGTATCTGTTCTGCTTCCTTTAGCTGTTTTTGTAGTTGCTGAATATCACTGTCTctcttttctacttctttttctaaaacttgCATTTCATGATGGGCTTTTCCCTGATTAAGTGCCAATTTCATTAGTTCCTGAAATTCCCCATCTCTGTGAATTAACAACTCCAGGACCTGGTTCTCCTCTCCAGACTGTAGCAACTTTTGGTTTCTTGAAATTGCCAGCATTTCTACAAGTTCTCTCGACCAGACCTCCAGATCTTCCAGCGCTGACAGCAGCCGCTCTCGCGTGCTGTTACCGCCGGCAGCTCCTAAGCCGCCGCCCGGCCGCTCCTCCGTCTTGCCACTCGCTGCCGCCGCCATGCTGCCCACAGACCAGCGTGCACGCagctctggtgctcagccttctttatgttccaaatatcacatccatacatgactattgaaaaatccatagctttgactatacagacctttgttggcaaagtgatgtctgtgctttttactatgctgtctttgtcatagcttttcttccaaagggcaagcatcttttatctttttattttttggcaagcatcttttaacgtcatggctgcagtcaccatctgcagtaattttggagcccaccccccctcccaaaactaaatctgtcactgtttccacttttcacctatctatttgccgtgaagtgatgagactggatgccatgatcttagttttctgaatgttgagttttaagccagctttttcactctcctctttcacccccatcaagagcctttttagttcctcttcaagttctgccattagagtgatatcatctgtatatctgaggttgttgatatctctcctggtaatcttgattctaggttgtgattcatccagcccagcatttcacatgatgtactctgcatagaaattaaataagcagggtggccatgtacagccttgatgtgctcctttcccaatctgcaaCCAGTCAactgttccatgtacagttctaactgttgcttcttgacctgcatatactTCATTCTAGGTTCATGATAATTCTGTAAGTTCTGTGGTATCAAATAGTGCCACTCTCCTCTTAAAACTGGAATTCCACTACCTGCTTTTGCCTTAGTAGTACTTGAGCATAATATCAGAATCTGATTCTGATGCATTTGTCTTTCAAAGATGCTTCCAATACATTATTTggtgaaatcatttttttaatgctattttaactTTCTACCTTGACTTCTCTCTCACCTGAATACATATTGGATTGGAAATTGATGAATATCTCAGAAAACACATATTCCTTTTtctgatgaacaggtcttgtggtctctAAGCCAGACCTGGTCACatttctggagcaaatgaaggatCCCTGGGATGTAAGGAGAATGGAGACAGCCGTATACCCAGGTATGTGTCTATGGATGAAGCAGATAAGTCAGGTGAGAGGGCCAAGCACTGGGGAAGAAGTCATACTTTGTCGTGtggtttgagaagatctgctTCAGTTGAGATGATTTTGGATTAGGCTAGGTTTATTTCTGTCACCGTCATAGAGCGTCATCTCCTGACCCATTCCTGATTCTTTtcatcatttgtatatttttctccagTGATTAATTTTCACATTCACAGTTAGAACCAAAATATTTGTCTTGGCCTGGAACAACCTGCATGACCTGATAATTCGTCCATTTTGGGGAGGTTTTAGAAAATCTGTGCATATTTCTGAGTAACTATATTAACCCCTTTTAAAAGTGCTGATTCTGTCCCTAGTCAGAAGTGTGTGGGTGGAGCTGTGAAAAAATTGCCAAACTTGTAGGAATACTGGGGacagatgttttttgttttctaccaTATAATTTCCAGTGCACTGGAAACTACACATATGACCTTAGAAATTTCATAATCAAATTCTTTCTTCACTGCATTGTGacagccacgctttccgggaaacaaactcactcagaaggacaatgcagatagtggagtgcagtttattacaccagcgggcccaaggcagagtctcctcttagccaagggccccgaccagcatttgtgaaaatcttttataccccatgtgttcatgtccaaacccaccaccccaatcccttgatgcttacaaagaaagggtaaatacaatcacaataaccccatcattcacgtgttatgtgttcaaacagttaatcaTCAATATGCCCACGGTtgcattccaaccagttaataaccgataagcctgggcttacattctgatagatagtgtccagaggcaggggtgattattgtctgttttctcttaggtgatgagtagcctggatatgatcttcaaggttcccctgtccagagggggttttatccttccattgtcatttccacaggcactaagcagagacttcagggtccactggagaggtggctgagcacgatcagcacagagaGGCCTGAGATGGAggccaggccctatgaattccttcttcattcccccctcttgatgctcttaactcatattATGAGCATCATTCATAGGGACATATTGCAGCCTGGCTCTCCAACTGCCAATTAGGGAGAATGACATCAACCTTTGGGTTAtaaagttcataatacattgcaaaattcagggtccacaaagcagaagtATCAAGGCAACTTTAACagtggtaaatatagttttccaccaatcgctcttcacccaagataggaccgaagtccagaaaggaatgctctcatttgacattgcttttacctggtttttcatgtcatctaaagTAGTTGATACATTGTCAGATAAGTCAGGAATGtatacacaacattcaaccttaattatagcacaggtctctccttgagcagctgtgagtatgtccaaagccattttattatgaattactgcttttctcatttagacttgctcttcatttaaggcttggatggcttctgttctatctaggagggcctgtttgtgaaattagtcaaggcctctactttaatcataatatatttgttgtccctacagagggtacgaaaaaggcagcaatatactcataccactgaaacacagatcgtgtccacctagcatgtaaataaggtagatttacTGGGGCTTGTTGTAGGCTAGGCTTTTGCTACACTGGCATTTTTATCAAATGTAACCCCATGACCCGAGTCTATTGACTGTAGGTCTCACAGCAagagagcaaggagaggtaaTGATTGACAAGAGAGAGGAAAGTCTTTTTGTCatcccagaaaagagcagagtggtttaaaatctgCCTGGCGGCACGGTGacacccaccaaggaagtccatcctTCACAGAGAGAGGCATAGTCCTACATACCCAGAAGTTGTAGGTGTTCTGGAAGTCCGTGTAGGAATGTGCCCATGAGGTGCAAACGTTGTCCTGAGTTGAGAGagaagttaaattcaaaatcacgttgatgaggccaagcagcaggagttgattGTGCTGCTTCATCCTGAAGGGGCTCGTCCagaatcttcttttccttcttcttaaggaTGGTCTTAGTCTCTCGAGGGTCAGTGGGGTCCCTCTATGCTGTCCACTCAGCGTTTTCTGGGTATGCGTGGTATGCTCTCTTCACCCTCGtatgatggatcaagggacaatacctgcaactttaactgcagtaggggtagttagaataacataagggccctttcaccaaggggctagcaaatcatgtttccaatctttgacccatacttggtcaccaagtgtaaactcatgaatctgttccccaagggggaacggcaccctttcttgtacaaacttagttactcaatttattaccttaccgagttccatctgctgtgaaatcctatcccgccttacctgaggcaaatttgttgacacctgttttattatgggaggaggcctcccatacacaatttcgtgtggagaatagccttgggactgtggggtcatcctgagtctgagcagagccgtcGGAAGCAAGtacactcaggagcagtcagtctctctgatccacttggagagtctttaagtgtccggttggctcattccaccatctcagaactctgggcctatatgcagtgtgcagtttccatttgatgtttaaagttttgcttacttgttgtactaaatcagctacaaaagccaggccattgcctgatccaatgctggtaggaaatccaaatctgggaactatttccctaagcaggcaccagGCTACTTCCGATGTTCTTTCAGTCtaggtaggaaaagcttttacccatctcGGGAATGTACATACCATGACCAGGAGATAatggtagtgtcggtgaggtttcatttcagtgaagtccactcccaggtgttcaagggtCAGTGTGCCTTTCTGCTGAATACCCGGAGGATTTTGTCTGAATCCCGGAGAGGCAGCAttcacctgtgagcaggcagcatggcctaggtggatCGCCTGGTGTGTCTGGCTTACCAGactgtgtgccagctcctccagtaccaataatttgccacttggcaattcccaccatcacttttcagtcttgatggcccttTCCACTTTGGCTAACCTGAGAGCcattgtccttgttttatcaggctagtgccatcagtatataggaccaaattagggtctggaaccttgagcacttctttaaaacaaaccccagatacctcacctactctttgtagatctgtgccttcttctttgaCACcgggtaacctgcttccatcaacagctggagcagtgcatttgtcccttcccaacatttttccttggtctcagcagccagcagcaggtcatccccatATTGTAAGAGCcgacatccatactcttccggatggaatgagtccaggtcagaagccaaggcttcccgaaagatggctgggaagtttttaaccccttgtgggggagtccagatgagctgttgtttggtgctcccgactggatcttcccattcaaaggcaaagatgggctgtgacgcgGGGGCGAGgcgtatgcagaagaaggcatccttgagatctaggcaagtgtaaactttagtcctcggtgggaggaggctaagtaaggtatacgggtttggaacagtggggtgtaaagtcacagtagcctggttgactagcctgagatcttgtacaggcctatagtcctgtcctccttccctgttgactggcaggattggcgtattccaagctGACTGGCACTCTAgtagaatgcctgcttgtttcaatctattgatgtggggcaatatGCCGGTTCAGGCCTCCATCCATACTGGGTACTGGCACTGtctaaccgggatggtgcctggtttgagttccattatcactggggcgtgatgtttagccagcctagggggcgggggggagggggttgtCTTCCACgaagacctcagggaataattgagttagctccctcatcctcttctggcccacccggttctgccttcagacGCTCATggaacctccactcatcttgggttggtattgagagagagggcaaataagtcatagagtccgtccagaaggtgggcctctcctcaggggagaaagtcacttgtgctcctagtttggagagcaagtctcttcccaacaggggtactaggcactcaggaatgtagaggaattcaggaatcacttggtgcccactcccccccccccccccccccacaatctgacattttctgggctggcaaaacggtttactcatctcttctcccgataccccagttacagccgtagtctttttggacagaggtgccacaggttttgttactaccgacagttctgctcctgtatccaccctGAAGTCAATATTTTGGTCCCCCACTCTTAAGGTcaccatgggctctcagggacctgatatctctgagccctggcagccctagttaatttccaagtcagcaagccccacaactgtgggaccttcctctccttccttgccttagggcattcattcttccagtggccaaaagctcggcactgggcacactggtttggctgtaatgGGCCCAGGGCATCCCTTGGGACtggctgaaggactgtcctgtccctggggcagatgaggttttctggagggcccgagaCAGACTTTgccagagcagcagcttgcactgtaagtctcttgtctgttctctttcgttccctccagctctctggcagagcgtggtctctgcttaattccaacgtctccctccctctcttgtcAGTACTCcccgggagaggcgggtatagcttgggcggttcaGGTAGAGCCGGaacctggaagtgttggccagaggcttctgtcaccgggatcagAGCCTGCCCAAACagcggctctacgaactccgggaaagctggcggaggagcagcggctgttgcagaaacttcacctggccctggatcgggcattaaggcggcctcagGTTCTGGtggagcactgggaggcaggcgtttcattatccagcatgggggaggggtcaggtcatccctgTCTAAATcgtgtagaatttccttttttatcatcagtcaaattttgtgcccttcatatttttccctttcccttctggatacagaaccttgtctgagtaggagggtctcaagctaaccctagccatgagtcaatagatggatattgatccaggtgtcctggttctcctgtgactactgtgtagattgctttcactatttttaagttcacggtattctctggtggccatcctgctcccatagggggccattcgacctcacagagtatgtggaggcagttaggcttcatcttcaccccatagtctcctcccaatcccttctttaaaattgTCACTCCAAtgcagttgccttagattcacttccccccatcttgcttaccttctcagaccttcttggacttttccttttcattctgtctccgaagttctcagtaccctatgtacctCTCacatttccactcagtgacacttaaattgccattttgCCTCCTTTCTAATTGgagtgagaagagccttacctgccagaccccagagggagaagggggatcggcgtGTCTTCCCCTGCCGGTCAGcatagctgaaccagaacatcacatggtccaagactgtttctcccttaaagtccattctgccttggtgggcttgatcaggtgcgaatgaaaacacagatgggttgaATATCCCATGATCCAGGGCATCTccagaaaagccaattcatactcacttctgtatccccctccttctagcctaacaattccgagggggtcaagaattcaacagcagacaggacacctcctgggggagggcagaatacgagcatacaaggaccagtttcctatcctaaaaatcccctggcgatcacttggtaataattttccccgagacggcgtggacacacctcctaaatgaccattacaaatttccttcctaaccctagcacgctcgtcaacctgtgtaccaagcaatcgccgcctgcctattccaggctgctgtgggtccccgctctttctagtccctcccaggggttgtcaggccccctcttccaccctgctgggtgggctcctcctcacctgagcgcccAGTTGCCCTGCTGCTGTCCACTACCTGATGACGTGAAAGGTCCGggtgttgaaaagcagaatccttccagaggggcgaggcgccttcccccctctaggagattcaagctacaaagcctcggggtggcatcaaatgagacctgtctcctcaaagtgaggagctTCCCgcccaatgcaccaaatgttatagccacgctttcagggaaacaaactcactcacaaggacaatgcagatagtggagtgcagtttattacaccggcgggcccaaggcagagtctcctcttagccaaggaccccgaccagcatttgtgaaaatcttttataccgcatgtgtacgtgtccaaacccaccaccccaatcccttgatgcttacaaaggaagggtaaatacaatcacaataatcccatcattcacgtgttatgtgttcaaacagttaatcaTCAATAAGCCcacggttacattccaaccagttaataaccgataagcctgtgcttacattctgatagctagtgtccagaggcaggggtgattattgtctgttttctcttaggtgatgagtaacctggatatgattgtcaaggttcccctgtccggagggggtcttatccttccattgtcgttcccacaggcactaagcagagagttcagagtccactggagaggtggccgagcacgatcagcacagacaggcctgagttggagtccaggccctatgaattccttcttcacat from Cervus elaphus chromosome 4, mCerEla1.1, whole genome shotgun sequence includes:
- the LOC122692422 gene encoding mediator of RNA polymerase II transcription subunit 4-like translates to MAAAASGKTEERPGGGLGAAGGNSTRERLLSALEDLEVWSRELVEMLAISRNQKLLQSGEENQVLELLIHRDGEFQELMKLALNQGKAHHEMQVLEKEVEKRDSDIQQLQKQLKEAEQILATAVYQAIEKLKSIEKARKGAISSEEMIKYAHRISASNAVCAPLTWVPGDPRRPYPTDLEMRSGLLGQMNNPSTNGVNGHLPGDALAAGRLPDVLAPQYPRQSNDMAINRLPPNHSHDFLLEPPGHNKENEADVEVMSTDSSSSTSDSD